acttcacattttctatgaaggtctttcttattagtcaaagaaggctgtagaccattcatcagggggctttctaaacaagaagaaaaccattgaagaagccatataTGCCATTGAAAcggtagctgagaatgactacttctatgcttctgaaagaagcaacactcgaggagtaatggagctgaaccacatggatgcattgttggctcaaaataagatgatcaccaagcagctagtagatctcaccaagaaagtagaagaaaaccaagttgcagcagtcatcacttcatcaccagctcaagaaggagtgaatataggagaagaaggtgactgggaacaagccaattatgttggaaactcacccAGACAgatccatgatccatactccaaaacttacaattctggatggagaaatcaccctaAGTTTGGGTGGGGAAATCAGCAAGACCAGAGACGCCACAACCACAATCCCAACAATAATGCAACTCACAAACATACCTCACAGAGATCCTATCAACACCCACCTAACCACCCTTCTCAACCACCtaacctcaacccaccatcacTAACCGAAGATAGACTTTCCAAAATCAAGACTCTACTTGAAAGTATATGTAAGGAAATTCAAGATAGTAAGGTTTTCCGGGAAGAAGTAGGATCCAATATGCAGAATCAAGATGCTGCCATCAAGAAACTTGAAACACAAATTGGCTACTTATTCAAGCAAACCCCTGGCCACAATGTTCACAGCAACACTAATTCGACTCCAAGGGAGGAGTGTCAGGCTATCACCCTCAGAAGTGGGAAGAAATTGAGAGAAAACCACAAGAAACCACCAGAGAAGAACTTGGATAAAGAAGGAAAGGGACAAGAGGAGACTCAAGTCACCACTCCTAAGCCACACCAAGAAGGAGAAGTGCTAAAACCATGTGTTTCAAAGGCCCCATACCCCCAGCAATTAAAGAAGAAGGGAGAGGACAATCAATTCTCAAGATTTttggaaatcttcaagaaactacaaattaacataccctttgctgaagcaatagagcaaatgccactctatgccaagttcttgaaggagttgatgaccaagaagagaagctggaagAACAATGAGACTGTGGTACTCATCGAAGAATACAGTGCCATTATCCAGCACAAATTTCCCCAGAAATTAAAGGATCCCAGGAGCTTCCAAATCCCTTGTATCATAGGAAAAATCATAGTGGAGAAGGCTTtatgtgatctaggagctagcataaatctGATGTCCTTAGCAATGATGAGGAAAATGAAGATTGAGGAggccaaaccaacaagaatggccctGCAACTAGCAGATCGATCATTCAAGTTTCCTCACAGAATAGTAGAAGACTTGTTGGTGAAGGTGAGAGACTTCATCTTTCCAGCAGACTTCGTAGTATTGGACATAGAGGAAGGAGCTAAGACCTCCATCATCTTGGGAAGGTCATTCTTAGCCACTGCCGAAgccatcattgatgtccaaaagggtgaacttGTCCTTAGACTACATGAGGAGAAAATGATATTCAATGTGTTCAAGGCCATGAGTTACCCACAAGCCTCATTGGGAGAATGTATGAGGTTGGACTCGGTGGATGCTGTGGTGTAAGAAACACTTGAAGAAGAACTTGAGGAGTTAACAGAAGAAGAGGAATCAACATCAAACGAAGAGGCTGCAACAGCTGAAATGCATGTTCAAGGCACATTAGAAGGGAAGgatgaaagaaaaaaagcaCCCAAACTTGAGCTAAAGGCACTGCCATCCActctcaagtatgcatacttaGGAGAGAATAAAAGCTATCCAGTGATTATAAATTCAGCCCTCAGCCAAGAACAAGAGGAAAAGTTGCTTCAAGTTTTACAAAAGCATAAGGATGCCATTGGATGGACACTTGCTGACTTAAAGGGAATTAGTTCggccatatgcatgcataagatactATTGGAAGATGATGCCAAACCCTCCATTCAGCCCCAAAGGAGGTTGAATCCAGTTATGAAGGAAGTAGAACAGAAAGAAGTCATGAAGCTGTGGCAGGGAGGAGTAATCTACCCAATTTCGGATAGCCCATGGGTTAGTCCAGTCCAAGTGGTCCCCAAGAAAGGAGGAATCACTGTGGtacctgttcataccctgaccgggctcctccaactcggagaatccataaaaggtccgaccttgtcctaaggctcacgcctcaaggtcggacctcggacaataaagcaaggaaggcccatcaaaaggaacgcagcccaaagcctaaaggccgaaaaggcctagaaaaggcggttccacaaagatagagataaaactcccaaaaagataagataagataagaatatcttatctagggaagatcacggccaactactataaatacactggagcacccaggtatggcattcattcacattctacacatatctgcttggacccatgctaacttaagcatcggagtgtcattgcaggtacaaccaccaaccgctctgcatatcaagctcgggccactgaccccccacctcgggtctctccagacgaccgagctactcgtttcaggtaaccctcggaacattggcgccgttgccggggacctggaagtcatccccctaccatggcggacgatcctctcaacaatgaccacgcaacatctgaacaagaggacgaaatcgataccggagaacgaccggacagccctctatcaccacgcactccaggaggaaacaaacagaatcgcccaaagacatcactcccaaacaaagatccacaaaattccgaaaaagaaaagagctcggaaattctagaagcagtccgggcgcaacaaaaccgactgaaacaactcgaagcggacataaagaagcagaaggaaaccgaacaagatctgagaagggaagctcgaaagcgcagagaattagaagaaaaactgcggaaaatagaggccaacctgaaagaccggacagaacgcggcaccaccaccgagggcaatcacgatcccttcacacaagagatcatgaaggagaaggtaccgcgaaacttcaaaccacccgatatggacctctacgacggcaccaccgatccaagtcatcacctcagcaacttcagaagcagaatgtacctagtcgatgcctccgacgcgattcggtgcaaagccttccccaccactctcaccaagtcagccatgaagtggttcgacaacctgccaccaagatcgatcaccagcttcgatgacctaaccaaaaaattcctaacaagattctctattcaaaaggacaagacaaaacatgcccccagtctactcgggatcaaacaaggtaaccaagaaactctccgagaatacatggagcgattcaacaaagcctgcctggacatacaacacttgcccactgaagcagccatcatgggactagcaaacggcctaaaggagggaccgtttagccaatccctatccaaacgatacccgacctccctgtacgaggtgcaggagcgggcagaaaaatatatcaacatggaggaaacctcccaactaagagactcttctaggaaggaatcaacctacccactccgagatcgggatcgggaacagaagaagaaagaagaatccaactcggacaagccacggaagtaccacaactacacccccctccgagtctccctggtagacatctacagagaagtatgccacaccgaaaggatcccaccgccccgaccgctaaaacacaagaaagcggggagagatcggtccgaatactgtgaatatcacaagctctacggtcattctactaacgactgctacgacctgaaaaatgtcatagaaaagctagccagagaaggaaaactcgacagatacatagcagagaaaggagaagagaccaggaagagaaggcggggagacaacgaagatcgggccgaacaaaacccgcgaacccctgaaagacatgttcacatgataaacggaggttttgcaggcggaggaacatctaaatcctcgcgaaaaagacacctcaaagaagtctatcacgtccgagaagacagtcccctgcccgaattacctactatctcatttacccgagaagatgctcaagggataattcccggacacgacgatccaatggtaatcaccattatcctagcaaacgccaacttacatcgaaccctgattgaccagggaagctcagcagatatcctgttcaaaacggccttcgacaagctcggacttgaagaaaaagaactaaaggcctatcccaccgacctatttggactaggggatactccgatccgtcccttaggatacatctcgcta
This sequence is a window from Arachis stenosperma cultivar V10309 chromosome 10, arast.V10309.gnm1.PFL2, whole genome shotgun sequence. Protein-coding genes within it:
- the LOC130957358 gene encoding uncharacterized protein LOC130957358, whose amino-acid sequence is MTKKRSWKNNETVVLIEEYSAIIQHKFPQKLKDPRSFQIPCIIGKIIVEKALCDLGASINLMSLAMMRKMKIEEAKPTRMALQLADRSFKFPHRIVEDLLVKVRDFIFPADFVVLDIEEGAKTSIILGRSFLATAEAIIDVQKGELVLRLHEEKMIFNVFKAMSYPQASLGECMRLDSVDAVV